From the Clarias gariepinus isolate MV-2021 ecotype Netherlands chromosome 3, CGAR_prim_01v2, whole genome shotgun sequence genome, one window contains:
- the cdr2a gene encoding cerebellar degeneration-related protein 2 gives MLAGVIVEEEFDKEQELWYSSKELEHDLHLAAELGKTLLERNHELEQGLQQMYSTNQEQLQEIEYLNKQVELLRQMNDQHTKMYEQLDAAARDLETTNHRLLLDNRTAQGKIHSLTETIDSLQSHMESLQKQVEELQASQSERSMRERAETRRSLAAQSFSCLYDLHRDTRLSTESHSDERSWWALDTNLVEEEKSALQSALRSLHTQLSSERERREAAEKVTELTEREIRVLEEQLAQLEGARRHQAELEAEVEELRQLWRSEKSSVRPTESLVADAVFFLSEERGAEEVVVIEEEEGSEQEPGRGHELTCIRRSEAVRQRGISLLNEVDAQYSVLKTKYEELLQRSQRRDDTPSHKAVQTPAVSLRLQSASLMDDTYQPEYRALFKEIFTCIEKTKEDLKENKATPRHKH, from the exons ATGCTTGCAGGAGTGATAGTGGAGGAGGAGTTTGATAAGGAGCAGGAGCTCTGGTACAGCAGTAAGGAGCTTGAGCACG atttACACTTGGCAGCAGAGTTAGGAAAGACTCTACTGGAGAGGAACCATGAGCTGGAGCAGGGCCTTCAGCAGATGTACTCCACCAATCAGGAGCAGCTGCAGGAGATCGAG tacCTGAACAAGCAGGTGGAGCTGCTGAGGCAGATGAACGATCAGCACACTAAGATGTACGAGCAGCTGGACGCAGCAGCGCGAGACCTGGAGACGACGAACCACAGGCTGCTGCTGGACAACCGCACGGCCCAGGGAAAGATCCACAG cctgaCCGAGACCATCGACAGCCTGCAGTCTCACATGGAGAGTCTGCAGAAGCAGGTGGAGGAGCTGCAGGCCTCGCAGTCGGAGCGCTCCATGAGGGAACGCGCCGAAACGCGCAGAAGCCTGGCGGCTCAGAGCTTCTCCTGCCTCTACGACCTGCACCGGGATAC gcgtcTAAGCACAGAGAGCCACAGTGACGAGCGCTCATGGTGGGCGTTGGATACCAACCTGGTGGAAGAGGAGAAATCTGCCCTGCAGAGCGCCCTGCGTAGCCTGCACACCCAGCTGAGCAGCGAGCGCGAGCGGCGGGAAGCGGCGGAGAAGGTCACGGAGCTGACCGAGCGAGAGATCCGGGTGCTCGAGGAACAGCTGGCACAGCTGGAGGGAGCACGACGACACCAAGCCGAACTGGAGGCCGAGGTGGAGGAGCTGCGACAGCTGTGGCGATCCGAGAAATCCAGCGTCAGACCTACGGAGTCTCTCGTAGCCGACGCCGTGTTCTTCCTGTCCGAAGAGAGGGGGGCGGAGGAGGTGGTAGTAATAGAGGAAGAGGAGGGGTCAGAACAGGAACCGGGGCGCGGGCACGAGCTGACGTGTATACGGCGATCAGAGGCGGTGAGGCAGCGAGGTATCTCCCTGCTGAACGAAGTAGACGCGCAGTACAGCGTGCTGAAGACCAAGTACGAGGAGCTGCTGCAGCGCAGCCAGCGCAGAGACGACACGCCCAGCCACAAGGCCGTCCAGACGCCCGCCGTCTCCCTCAGACTTCAGTCAGCCTCCCTCATGGACGACACGTACCAGCCGGAGTACAGGGCGCTCTTCAAGGAGATCTTTACATGTATcgagaagaccaaagaggaccTGAAAGAGAACAAGGCCACCCCCAGGCACAAACACTGA